The genomic region TCGTCCACCATGATTGAGTGTAGACTTCTAGGTTTTCGGCAACGGTGcaaatgttctgagggttacctgaaattgggtTGCTTTGGGTCCTAAACGTGAGGGCCAGACTCCTTTTGGGGTAGCGTTCGATGTCTTCTGATGTCGATGTGTCACCATCTGAGTTCCTTGTGAGGAAGTGGAGGGTGGtactgataaactccaattttgtggtttatattgtgtagaatttgaggagttttatcaatattttctgcacttattcacaagaattgtatggttttgtgttcccttcctaatattgcttcatgatggaaaacatgcttcttttgctttaaaattgccatattttgatcctcttttattaccattcgatgccgtgatgtgtttgttgagtgattccagagtttatagggtaagaatggcctagaagagagaaagaaagcatgcacaagtggaaggaacatgaagaattgaattttGGGAAAAATTCAGCTTTGACGCATACGCGcacctcacgcgcacgcgtgggtgcggAAAGTTGGAATGGCGTGCGAAGATTGGCGCATCCGTGTGGATTAGCGAAAtctccatcgacgcgcacgcgtgcatgacgcgtacgcgtgacgagctgcacgtgacctcattaaagaaatagTGGCCGGCGATTTTTGAGGCTCAACAGGCctaaattcaagctggttctgcatggaaaagacccaagaatTCTAGGGGGAAGGAGGGATCATTCATTACACACTTAGAcaacaattttagctagtttttggtttttgttcttctagagagagaaaaacccttgttcctctctagatctagtttgatttaatcctcccttgttgaattctaaatTGGATCTTATTTATTTCTAGttttgattgcttaatttgaattccttagtataattttgttagATCTTGTGCTAGATTTATGTtctcttgtcaattgtcattttctacccattttgtgaatcttgtggatcttgaattgttaatgttacattgatgattttcatgattaattgagttgtttgagtgattttctattgataattgttagtgggtaccttttaatttcaatttaaatgcattttgaacatgtcttttagtaatgcttaccatgtgtttgatgaaatattgtctttaattatggagtagttttctttactcttggcctaggctaaggaaattaggtaaacttgagtcattgggtctaattggtttggtgatttgagaacccttagtggtcaagttgatatccattgacactaacccactactaagtcaattggtagttggattgggacttgtgagttgagattgatcaagccacttgacgtacctcaagcttaggagtaaatattacgtacttaaagatCTTAGAGGTAGACCtagtgagtttggttcctcataattgtcaagatatggttattagacaaggatagtgatccaaattcctatgcctagccaagagttacttttattattcatatttgaaatccAAAAATTCcaattgctttgtcttagttatagttacttgtttagttttagagtagaattatattggatgttctcTTATTAGTTTGGATTTGCTCATACCCTGCtttagttacttgaattagtttcttgcactttaagatttcttgcttgttaagtctcttcgtttaatttcttgctcatgacttgcaacctcggaattctaaccaatgttgatgcacatgtttgcccattccttatgagacaacccgaggtttgaatacttcggttatttttattggggttgaacttgtgacaaccaattccttaaaatttgattcgaggattatttgtcggttgagggctatacttgcaacacgaatatcttgtgaaattccttaccgacggtAGTCCGCCCATcaggtacctgcaagggactccgatacttaagttagcaaaggttttaggcaagtttttagtagattaggttCGAAGAATACCTAAGAGAGTCAAGTATGTATAAGTGTAGATGTAGAGTCAATAACCACCTTTTAGAGTAGTTCTACTTTTGATAGTGGATAATTGTTCCCTTTTGTTAGGGAGGTTGTTGAGATCTCCTTTCTAGATTACTAAGAGATATCTTACACTACACCAAATTTGATGAATAGCTACACTTATTTTATGACCCTTATTTAAACAGTCGTTATTAAATAAAATAGTGacacttatttatataattttttcagCGTGACTAGCAATTTattcctttctctcttttttctttttttattttctatttctgaTAACCATTTCtatattttaaaatgaaattGGATCGATGCTTGTTAAACGGCACTGTTTTGGTTTTTTCCCCAATGTTCAGCCCTCACTCATCCCCTTCCCCCCAACACCCCCTGTTCATGAATCACTATCTCTGAACTCAAGCAAAGTTCAAAATCACCCAGCCAAAACCCTAGGTTCTCCCTGCAACGATTTTGAGACAGTGTCGCTGCCGTCCGTACTGTTGGCGCCTCCGCGTCCTCTCTTGTAGCCCAGGCCCTCTCTTGTAGCTCGGCGTCCTCCTTCCCGCTGTCTGCGTCCTCCCTGTTTTCTCTGTTCGAGGTTGGAGTAGCTCGCCGCCGTGTCGCCGCCGGTCTCCGTTCGTGTCTCCATCAAAGGTTAGTCGCACTACTTTCACTTCTTcggttcttctcttctttttatgctTTGTTTGCTAATTTTTTAATGTGAAATTGTGAATGGATTAATGTAAATCAAATAACTTATACATGATTGTTATTCTTTGGTACTGTTACTTgtgattttaaatttttcattTATTCTTCGTCTGAGAGATCATGCTTTGTATCTTATTATATGGAGGATTGTTTTGTTGGAAGCTTtaaattttgtttgttttaaaaTTCATTTTGATTTTACTTGCACACAACCTGTTCGATGAAATGTTTCAACTAAAATTATGGCTGACTTGATACATTTCTAATTAGAAGGATAGATAATATAAAATTGATGCACTGATATGGTAGACCTCTCCTCGTCATCTCTCTCTGTTTCAAGGCTTCAAGCTCTCTCTTCGACAAGTAGTACTCCTCCACTATAATAATATCCCCTTTTAGAgtgattttaatttcatttctatTGTGTTTCGTAGTGGATTACAAGATTCTTACTCACTTTAATTCCTCACTTCAGAAAGGTATGTGTGCTTTATCCTTATTGAGTTATGGTAATACTTCAATAATTTCTTTCTTTGCCTTTTTAAATAGGAATTTATTGTGTGCTTTAATTATATGATTAATTTTTGAAGCATGAATTTGTGATTATGATATGTAAGCATAATGCATTGTTGCCTTTAACTTTTGTGCAGATTTTGTTGTCGGCTTTTGAGTGTCCTCATTGTGGTGAGAGGTGAGTTACTCTTTATTGTGAATTGTGTTTATTGGCTGCAATGTGATTGCTTGCTCTAATttcatttgatttttaattagaaaacaaaataatataaggCATAATGGAAATTACATAGCAAATGAAGAAAAAAACTAAGACAAATTACATGGCAATGATGCATGATGCATTAGTCAAACCAATACTAAGAGAAACCAAAAGAGGATATGCATGGATACAGTAAAGTGGTTCATTCAAAAACTAATTAAGCATATTGTGAAGATGGATTTCGAAGATGGCAAGCAGCTTGCTCCACAATATAAACTAATTAAGAGCATTTTTAATTAAGGAAAAGTACTGGGTGCGTTAGCTGCATTTCTAATTGTGTCTCTTCCGTACATACATGTAGCACACTCCAGATATATTAAACCAGAGTCTTATTTCATAATTAGCTTATTCTACTATTTCTTTATTTTGTTAAGTAATAGTCCTTACATTATATCACTGATTGTGTAACTATGTTGCTAAAATTTATTATTCTATAGTAAATAATCACCCAGGCTTTCCTCATTTTATTTCTTTGATAAAATGAACTTAATTAAACAAAACAAGATATTGCTATCAATCTTGATATATGAATTATATTTTTTCTGTATTGGAGTTCTAACTTATTTTCTTTGTGCTTTGTGCTTTCTACAATCTCGGAATTGTTCTGGTCATAATTCTTCTCCATTTTACTTATATATCATGCAATTGTGCTTTGTTTTACTTTGTTTGTGTGCATGTAACAGTATTAAGAGTATAgaattcattttcttttttctgcACTTAACATGTTCGATGAAATGCTTCAACTAGATTTCTTTGAATTCTCCCTTTATTATTTCTTCTCTTGATTTCTTTGATATTTTTGTGCCTTGATGACATCATGAATCAGTTAGTCATCTTCCTGAATTATGCAAATTGCTATACTAGAAATGGAAAAGCTAATTAGCTGAACTTTAGTCTTAGATTTCATCTCTCTATCTTATGTCCATCCTTGTAAAACCTGATAGTTTTGTTTTTGTGCACCTATAAACTTGATGTGAGCTTGATGACTAATTTATAGCAAAAGCTAAAAGCAAAAAACCACCATCACTACTAGTATAAAAAAACCATCTCTTACTAACTTTCTTGTGTTCATATTGACTTAGGTGTCTAACTTCTATATTATAGGAAATAAATTAATGTAGCATATGTGTCATGAGACAGAAATGGAAttgctaatatatatatatgagattgCTAATATATTTCACATCGCGAGACTACTGTTGCTGCTATTTTTACTAGTGCAAAACTGGGTCATGAAGCTAGTTTTCTTTGCCATCATTGTTGGCATGTTGGATGAACAAAATTGGAATATGTGATCTGTATCATTGGTAGTGATGGTTGGTGTTTCAAGTAAAGTATAAACCCAAGAGTGAGAGAGTGCTCTTTGAGCTGTAGCATTTGTTTTCTTGAATATTCTGCAGATTGCCCAAGAGTCCTGCATGTTGAAATTGAAGTTAGCTAGAAAGTGTGAGATCGATCTTGTTAAGAAGGGTCATGGCCAAATTAAAAGGCTTAATATTCCTACTTTTTGGTGATATTACttgaaaattaatttcttaaatgtaatttcttattagtttttaagagtaTTTCTTAAATGTAATTAACATGGAActctttaattatattttttactatgtttttacaGGTATGAAGAGAAAAAGGCTAATAAAGAAGTatcaaaatcctaaaaaatccctCAAAGATGTTGAAGATGCTAAAATAGTGTCATCTCCTAATACAAGAGGAAATGATCATATCTCAATTTTCAATTTTACCAAATTCTTAAAGTGTGAATTTATACatgattgttatttttttatttaagtaatATAGTTTTCTCTTATTTCTTTTATGTTTTTACAGGTATTAAGAGAAGAAGGCTAATAAAAAAGTATCAAAGTCCTAAAAAATCCTTCAAAGATGTTGAAAATGCTAGACTAGTGTCATCCCCTAATGCAAGAGAAAATGCTCATatctcaatttttaattttatccaaTTCTTAAAGTGTCATCCCCTaatattatttttccttttttttatattattgcaGGTATTAAAAGGAGAAGGCTTGTACaatttgaagaggaagaagatgaacatATTGAACCGAATGTTGTATATGCTAAAGAAAATGTTCATCtttcaaatgatgaaaatggTAACTATCTCCTCTTTTAGCATACTATGATAAAAATATTGTGAAGTTTCTAAATCCTTTAATTAGGTTTCTAATTCTTTTACTTTGAAGTTATCTTGGCACGAGAAAAAAGACATCTTCCAAGTCATTCTAAGTCAACATCTTCTAAAGGCACGAGTCAACAAGAGCATATACCTCAAAGTTCATCCATTCAAAATGAAGTTTATAGTCATAGCCTATCAGATGCTGATTTTCTTAATAATGAAGAGGTAAATGGAGTTGCTATTTCTAGAAAGAAGTGGAACACCACATGATTTGTTATTGTTGTAGGTATgttattttttcttattaatttactAGTTCAAATAATCTGTTTTCAATTACTAATTGTCTTAAATAAtagctcttttattttctttttagatGAACAAGGGGTTGAAAAGAGTATGCATCTTAAGGTAAAAGATGCATTTTCCCTTCATCATAGTAGGAAACGAGTTCTTATAGAATGGAATGGAAGTGGTCAGCCAATTGGAGAATCCGGTGGACTCTTGGGAGGTGTTTTGGGGCTCATTGCaagtaattttaataatttttctatAATGTACAAAACTTGGCATAAGGTTCCAATGCAATACAAAGATGCTGTTTTTGAGAATACTATTAAGgtatgctattttttattatatttttattttgaaaaatattatttgttgtgTTTACCTTAAGTTTTGTATACTAACTacatatttatgttttttttgaAGAAAATATTTGTTGTTAATGATGATGAACACAAAAGGTATATCTTGTCAAATCTTGGAAATAAGTGAAAGAATAATAGATGCAAGCTATTCAATGAGCATTATAAATTGGAACTTAGTTGGGATGCAAATGTTAATTCGAATCTAATTGGAATTCCCAAAGATCATTGGGCTGCATTTTTGGAATATAGATTGAGTCCAAAAACTCAGGTAAACACATTTgttctttgttagtttttatttgtgTTTAAGATCCATTAACTTTTATGCTTGTTAATGTGCAAGAATTGTGTGAAAAGAATGCTACAAATCGACAACAATTAAAAATTCCTCACACTCTTAGCTCAAAAACACTTGCTAGGAAACGCCATGAACTTGTACATTTGTTTACTTTCttagtatttttgttttcttaattttttgtgttagttatattttaatttgaccAATCTTTTAATAATGTTAGGAAGTTGAAACTGGGCGACAGTTTAGTAGAGGAGAAATATTTTCTATCACTCACAAGAAAAAAGATGGAACATTTGTCAATGAGGAAGCACAACAAAAAAATGTAAGATAAGATTCTAATCTATATTTATTCCCACAATGATATTAACATAGTGCCCTTTTCATTTCATTATTATGTATCCTTTTTAGGTTTGCTAAGACTAAGAGCATTTTAAGTTTTGAATTTCTCTTCTCATTTTCCTTTGTATATATTACATCATTTCATTCCTAACAACAGTAATATGAAGCAGtaattaaattaaagtaaagcGCTCTATCTTCAGGCTTGAATGCTTGATTTTGTTCTTTAAAAGAGCAGTACTCCTGTTGCTTAATAAAATTGTAGTACTTCTTTGCAAAATAATTGATAAATTCTATTGGACTAATATTGCATATGTAACATTATTATTTGTCTATGAATCACTCCAGGAAGACTTACAGAAGGAAATTGGTGAGGGTGCTTCTGAAAATGAAGCATATGTTAAAGTATTTGGCAAAGAGAATTCAAGCTATGTTAGAGGTATGGGATTTGGTGTTCGTCCATCTCAAATGATTGGATCCTTATCCCGCTCAAGAGAGTCTATGCAATCTACTACAACTAGTGGACCATCAAGAGCTGAATATCAAAACTTGAAGTTACAAGTACAATTGCTACAGGAGCAAGTAAATTTTCTTGTGAATCATCAAAAGGGTCAATTGCCACCCGGTTTTCCTACTGAGGTAAGATAAGGATATATGTTATACTTAATTTTATAGACTTGCGTACTTAATTTTTGTCATCAACTTTTTCTAAAATGATTATAGTTTGTAATCATAGCTTCTTGTATAACACTTGTTGATAAGTATccttctaaaatatatatttttttattttcaattgtagGTTGCAGATTTTGAATCACCGACACATACAAGACCATATTCTTCTGCCAGTCATGAACCTCAACAACATAGGCCATCCAACGTTTAAAGGAGTTTTATGATTGAATTGTTAGGTTTACAAGTTTGGATTAAGTTGGAATTTTTTGAATTTACATATGGATTATTACTATGTAATTAAAATTTGTAGAATTCAACTTTTGAAATACATTGTTACTATTTTTGTAAAACTTGTGGGATTGAATTTGGATTTGTTGAAAAACAATGTCATTTATGGAGAAT from Arachis ipaensis cultivar K30076 chromosome B02, Araip1.1, whole genome shotgun sequence harbors:
- the LOC107625571 gene encoding uncharacterized protein LOC107625571 isoform X3, giving the protein MKRKRLIKKYQNPKKSLKDVEDAKIVSSPNTRGIKRRRLVQFEEEEDEHIEPNVVYAKENVHLSNDENVILAREKRHLPSHSKSTSSKGTSQQEHIPQSSSIQNEVYSHSLSDADFLNNEEMNKGLKRVCILR
- the LOC107625571 gene encoding uncharacterized protein LOC107625571 isoform X2 — its product is MKRKRLIKKYQNPKKSLKDVEDAKIVSSPNTRGIKRRRLIKKYQSPKKSFKDVENARLVSSPNVLKGEGLYNLKRKKMNILNRMLYMLKKMFIFQMMKMLSWHEKKDIFQVILSQHLLKARVNKSIYLKVHPFKMKFIVIAYQMLIFLIMKR
- the LOC107625571 gene encoding uncharacterized protein LOC107625571 isoform X1 — encoded protein: MLVNVQELCEKNATNRQQLKIPHTLSSKTLARKRHELEVETGRQFSRGEIFSITHKKKDGTFVNEEAQQKNEDLQKEIGEGASENEAYVKVFGKENSSYVRGMGFGVRPSQMIGSLSRSRESMQSTTTSGPSRAEYQNLKLQVQLLQEQVNFLVNHQKGQLPPGFPTEVADFESPTHTRPYSSASHEPQQHRPSNV